The Candidatus Omnitrophota bacterium genome includes a region encoding these proteins:
- the brxL gene encoding protease Lon-related BREX system protein BrxL produces the protein MDALDQKLNQHFPGRVVRKDLTKLLKQYNNVPVYVLEYLLGMYCATDDDENIQAGLEKVKSILSDNYIRPDEAEKVKSKIRETGRYSVIDHLSVRLNEKRDVYEAAFSNLGLTGVKVSPDYIRRFEKLLGGGIWCILQMEYFVDEDDKNSSPFVIQNLKPIQMPNMDIHEIFEGRKAFTKEEWIDALIRSTGMEPSKLELKVKWHMLARLIPLVENNYNLCELGPRGTGKSHVYKELSPNSILISGGQTTVANLFYNMANRSIGLVGLWDAVAFDEVAGITFKDKDGVQIMKDYMSSGSFARGKEEKYTKASLVFVGNINQSLESLLATSHLFAPFPEAMNNDSAFFDRMHYYLPGWEVPKMRPEFLTDSYGFIVDYMAEYFREMRKRNFSDVIRQYFSMGKDLNQRDIIAVNKTFSGLMKLIFPSGECAKEEAKELLEYALVGRRRVKEQLKKIQGMEFFDVNFSYIENENQEEYYVSVPEMGGDKLIPEGEGKPGHLFGAFAGDAGRIGIYKLELQVIKGSGKYEKSGLGSSSKAKESIEIAFNYFKANAKNVSTQISVKERDYHLNVQDLQGVGPSSSLTLIAFATLCSGALHLPVQESMVILGSMSIGGTIVKAHNLADALQVCHDAGAKRILLPMSNAGDINTVPPELFSKFQINFYNSPEDAVRKAVGRF, from the coding sequence ATGGATGCGCTAGATCAAAAACTCAATCAACATTTTCCCGGACGAGTCGTTCGCAAAGACCTCACGAAATTGTTAAAGCAATACAACAACGTCCCTGTTTACGTATTGGAATATTTGTTGGGCATGTACTGCGCCACCGATGACGACGAGAATATTCAAGCGGGGCTTGAAAAAGTTAAATCCATTCTCTCCGACAACTACATTCGCCCCGATGAAGCCGAAAAAGTCAAGTCGAAAATCCGCGAAACCGGACGCTACTCCGTCATCGATCATCTTTCCGTGCGGTTGAACGAAAAAAGGGATGTTTACGAAGCGGCGTTTTCCAATTTGGGATTAACGGGCGTCAAAGTCTCGCCCGACTATATCCGCCGATTCGAAAAACTGCTGGGCGGGGGCATTTGGTGCATCCTGCAAATGGAATATTTTGTGGATGAAGACGATAAAAACTCCAGCCCGTTCGTCATCCAAAATCTTAAACCGATTCAAATGCCCAACATGGATATCCATGAGATATTCGAAGGGCGCAAGGCGTTTACGAAAGAAGAATGGATAGATGCGCTGATCCGTTCTACGGGAATGGAGCCGTCAAAGCTAGAACTAAAAGTGAAATGGCACATGTTAGCCCGCTTGATTCCCCTCGTGGAAAACAATTACAACCTCTGCGAGTTAGGGCCGCGCGGTACGGGCAAATCACACGTTTATAAAGAACTTTCCCCCAATTCCATCCTAATATCGGGTGGTCAAACTACTGTCGCCAACCTTTTTTATAACATGGCGAATCGTTCCATCGGTTTGGTGGGATTATGGGACGCCGTAGCATTCGACGAAGTGGCGGGGATAACATTCAAAGACAAAGACGGCGTCCAAATCATGAAGGATTACATGTCTTCCGGTTCGTTCGCCCGAGGAAAAGAAGAAAAATACACCAAAGCTTCTTTGGTGTTTGTAGGCAATATCAATCAGTCGCTGGAATCATTATTGGCGACATCCCACCTTTTCGCTCCGTTTCCTGAAGCGATGAACAACGATAGCGCCTTCTTCGACCGGATGCACTATTATCTTCCAGGCTGGGAAGTGCCCAAGATGAGGCCGGAATTCCTCACGGATTCGTATGGCTTCATCGTCGATTACATGGCGGAATACTTTCGAGAAATGCGGAAACGGAATTTCTCCGATGTCATTCGCCAATATTTCTCAATGGGTAAAGATTTGAATCAGCGAGATATTATCGCCGTAAATAAAACCTTTTCTGGATTGATGAAATTAATTTTCCCATCGGGAGAATGCGCTAAAGAAGAGGCGAAAGAACTATTGGAATACGCCTTAGTGGGACGAAGGCGAGTAAAGGAACAACTGAAAAAAATTCAAGGCATGGAATTTTTCGATGTAAATTTCTCGTATATTGAGAATGAAAACCAAGAAGAGTATTATGTATCCGTACCGGAAATGGGCGGCGATAAATTGATACCCGAAGGCGAAGGGAAACCTGGACATCTATTCGGCGCTTTTGCAGGAGATGCGGGACGGATCGGGATTTATAAATTGGAATTACAAGTCATTAAAGGATCGGGCAAATACGAAAAATCGGGGCTGGGATCGAGCAGCAAAGCGAAAGAATCTATCGAAATCGCTTTTAATTATTTTAAAGCCAACGCCAAAAATGTAAGTACTCAGATCAGCGTCAAAGAACGGGACTACCATTTGAATGTCCAAGATTTACAGGGCGTTGGTCCAAGTTCAAGTCTCACCCTTATCGCCTTTGCGACGCTCTGTTCGGGAGCGCTCCATTTGCCAGTTCAAGAATCGATGGTCATCCTCGGCTCGATGTCTATTGGCGGAACCATCGTCAAAGCGCATAATCTGGCGGATGCGCTGCAAGTTTGTCACGACGCCGGAGCCAAACGCATCCTGCTGCCCATGAGCAACGCTGGAGATATCAATACCGTCCCGCCCGAATTGTTTTCCAAATTCCAAATCAACTTTTATAACTCGCCGGAAGACGCCGTAAGGAAAGCCGTGGGGAGATTTTAG